In a genomic window of Vibrio gigantis:
- a CDS encoding RidA family protein, translating to MNAQTKKHPVKTELFASKAPLEWAIVNNGTLYTAQIPIDETGAVVEGGIEAQTRQTFNNLVHTLECAGESMDSVLQVLIYVTDREYLKTVNSVYGEYFNAPYPNRAAVVVAGLAREEMLVEFVVYASASQPE from the coding sequence GTGAACGCACAAACTAAAAAACACCCAGTAAAAACCGAGCTTTTTGCTTCAAAAGCACCACTAGAGTGGGCAATCGTTAATAACGGCACTCTATACACAGCGCAGATTCCAATTGATGAAACTGGCGCAGTAGTAGAAGGCGGTATTGAAGCGCAAACGCGTCAGACTTTTAACAACCTTGTTCATACGTTGGAGTGTGCAGGCGAATCTATGGATTCCGTGCTGCAAGTTCTGATTTACGTGACAGACCGTGAATATCTAAAAACGGTAAACAGCGTATACGGAGAATACTTCAATGCACCTTATCCAAACCGTGCTGCGGTCGTCGTTGCAGGGTTAGCAAGAGAAGAAATGCTGGTCGAGTTCGTGGTTTATGCATCGGCGTCTCAACCTGAATAA
- a CDS encoding aldehyde dehydrogenase family protein — MTQLQNVQAENALYIGGEWQAGVSTVANINPSDISENIGNFAQASAEQVQQAISAAKHAQPEWEKTPIERKQAVLQAIGDELIARCDELGTLLSREEGKPFAEGRGEIYRAGQFFQYFAAEVLRQIGDNAESVRPGVSVEVTREAVGVIGIISPWNFPTATAAWKIAPALAFGNSVIWKPANLTPASAVALTEIIHRQGIPAGTFNLVLGSGSTVGDALINSKEVNGVSFTGSVDTGRKVAAATAPNFVRCQLEMGSKNALVIADDADIQTAVDATIAGSFSGAGQKCTASSRLVVMDGIHDQYVEALIKRMSELKVGHALEDGVFMGPVVDGNQLEANLGWVEKARQSGGELAFGGDRLSMKHEGFYMSPTLFLNTKNDWEVNQEEVFAPMASVIRVANLEEAIAITNDTRFGLTGGIITQSLRTSAMFKQQAQTGCVMVNLPTAGTDYHVPFGGRKESSFGPREQGQYAKEFYTVVKTAYQRPY; from the coding sequence ATGACTCAATTACAGAATGTTCAAGCAGAAAACGCGCTTTACATTGGCGGCGAATGGCAAGCGGGTGTAAGCACCGTAGCGAACATTAACCCATCAGATATTTCTGAAAACATTGGTAACTTCGCACAAGCAAGTGCTGAACAAGTTCAACAAGCGATTTCAGCGGCAAAGCACGCTCAACCAGAGTGGGAAAAAACACCGATTGAACGCAAGCAAGCGGTTCTTCAAGCGATAGGTGATGAGCTTATTGCACGTTGTGATGAACTAGGCACGCTTCTTTCTCGTGAAGAAGGTAAGCCTTTTGCTGAAGGTCGTGGTGAGATTTACCGTGCAGGTCAGTTCTTCCAGTACTTTGCGGCTGAAGTGCTTCGTCAAATTGGCGACAACGCAGAATCAGTACGCCCAGGCGTTTCTGTTGAAGTGACTCGTGAAGCGGTAGGCGTTATCGGCATCATCTCTCCTTGGAATTTCCCGACAGCAACGGCTGCTTGGAAAATTGCTCCTGCATTGGCTTTCGGTAACAGCGTTATCTGGAAACCAGCAAACCTAACACCAGCAAGTGCGGTTGCGCTTACTGAGATCATTCACCGCCAAGGTATCCCTGCAGGTACGTTTAACCTTGTACTAGGTAGTGGTTCAACAGTGGGTGATGCACTGATCAATTCTAAAGAAGTGAACGGTGTGAGCTTTACCGGTTCTGTTGATACGGGTCGTAAAGTAGCAGCCGCTACCGCACCAAACTTCGTTCGTTGCCAACTGGAAATGGGCAGTAAGAATGCCCTTGTTATTGCTGATGATGCAGACATCCAAACTGCGGTTGATGCAACGATTGCAGGTTCGTTCTCGGGTGCAGGTCAAAAATGTACAGCGTCTTCTCGTCTAGTGGTTATGGATGGCATTCACGACCAATACGTTGAAGCACTGATTAAGCGTATGAGCGAGCTGAAAGTCGGTCACGCACTAGAAGACGGCGTGTTCATGGGGCCTGTTGTTGACGGTAACCAACTTGAAGCAAACCTAGGTTGGGTTGAGAAAGCACGTCAAAGCGGCGGTGAGCTAGCATTTGGTGGCGACCGCCTAAGCATGAAACACGAAGGTTTCTACATGTCTCCAACTTTGTTCTTGAACACTAAGAACGATTGGGAAGTGAACCAAGAAGAAGTGTTTGCACCAATGGCAAGCGTGATTCGTGTAGCGAACTTAGAAGAAGCTATCGCGATAACAAACGATACTCGCTTTGGACTAACGGGCGGCATCATTACTCAAAGCCTACGTACTAGCGCAATGTTCAAGCAACAAGCGCAAACGGGTTGTGTAATGGTGAATCTACCAACAGCAGGTACGGATTACCACGTACCGTTTGGTGGTCGTAAAGAGTCTAGCTTCGGCCCTCGCGAGCAAGGTCAATACGCGAAAGAGTTCTACACAGTGGTGAAGACAGCTTACCAGCGTCCTTACTAA
- a CDS encoding LysR family transcriptional regulator, producing MSIKLQQLKHFVLVVEEGGFRAASHRANRSQAALSTSIKELEKILGQPLFETGNKSTLTPFGEICLPKIIQFLNVYKALDNDLRAAAAGQQGRVRIASVPSVAAKLIPSVLGAFCEQYPNVEVSLIDDNAAGVEARLLSGEVDVALGNSSHLEEENIDFTPLLSDPIGVVCLKDNPIASQQEGIEWQTLLKQPFIRNGTCTLLDPTPARMLSEQALYSVENITSLFSVLELGIGVTTLPKLAFPTNETRLVWIPLIDPPLQRQIGIFRLSDRTISPQAQAFHDLCIQYLSYEE from the coding sequence ATGAGTATTAAGCTACAACAGTTAAAACATTTTGTTTTAGTCGTCGAAGAAGGCGGGTTTCGAGCGGCATCTCACCGAGCAAATCGCTCGCAAGCGGCACTTTCTACTTCGATAAAGGAGCTTGAAAAAATACTAGGGCAACCTCTGTTTGAAACAGGCAACAAATCGACACTGACGCCTTTTGGAGAAATATGCTTGCCAAAAATCATTCAATTCTTAAATGTTTACAAAGCATTAGACAACGACCTACGCGCAGCAGCAGCAGGACAACAAGGAAGAGTTCGAATAGCGAGCGTGCCATCGGTCGCCGCAAAATTAATCCCTAGTGTTTTAGGGGCTTTTTGTGAACAGTACCCAAATGTAGAAGTGAGTTTGATTGATGATAATGCGGCAGGTGTAGAAGCAAGATTACTCTCTGGAGAGGTGGATGTTGCCCTCGGCAATAGTTCCCATTTAGAAGAAGAGAACATCGACTTCACGCCTTTGCTTTCTGATCCAATCGGTGTGGTGTGCCTAAAAGACAACCCTATCGCCTCTCAGCAAGAAGGAATCGAATGGCAAACTTTGTTAAAACAACCCTTCATTCGAAATGGGACTTGTACCCTACTTGACCCAACACCCGCACGCATGCTCAGCGAACAAGCTTTGTATTCAGTAGAGAACATTACGTCGCTGTTTTCGGTGTTAGAGCTCGGAATAGGCGTAACTACACTACCTAAACTGGCTTTTCCTACCAACGAAACACGCTTAGTGTGGATTCCATTAATTGACCCACCCTTGCAACGACAAATTGGTATTTTCAGATTGTCTGATCGTACGATCTCACCACAAGCACAGGCTTTTCATGACTTATGTATCCAATACCTCAGTTATGAAGAGTAA
- the atpB gene encoding F0F1 ATP synthase subunit A yields MDQVTTAHEYIEHHLTFLTTGDGFWAFNIDSMLVSWITGLLFIGAFRYVATRGTSGVPGRFQCFIELVFDFVNNLVKEIFQAEDKLIGPLALTTFVWVLLMNAVDLLPIDLIPGLTRAVGLEHFRDLPTADVNIPMSMALGVFILLLTYTFKNKGLKGFIKELTTQPFDNPLLYPVNLVLELITLISKPISLGLRLFGNMYAGEMIFILIALMPWWMQWALSVPWALFHILIVFLQAFIFMVLTVVYLGMATEEHH; encoded by the coding sequence ATGGATCAAGTAACTACCGCTCACGAATACATAGAGCATCACTTAACCTTCTTAACTACAGGTGATGGGTTCTGGGCGTTTAACATTGACTCGATGTTGGTATCTTGGATTACAGGTTTACTTTTCATCGGTGCATTTCGGTATGTAGCCACTCGTGGCACTAGCGGCGTTCCAGGTCGTTTTCAATGTTTTATCGAGCTTGTCTTTGACTTCGTTAATAATCTCGTCAAAGAAATTTTTCAAGCGGAAGATAAATTAATAGGACCACTGGCATTAACCACTTTTGTTTGGGTGTTGTTAATGAATGCAGTCGACCTATTACCCATTGATTTAATCCCGGGATTAACCCGAGCTGTGGGTCTAGAGCACTTTAGAGACCTACCAACAGCAGACGTAAATATACCAATGTCCATGGCACTCGGTGTGTTTATTCTACTGTTAACCTATACATTTAAAAATAAAGGTTTGAAAGGCTTTATCAAAGAGCTAACTACTCAGCCATTTGATAACCCTCTTTTATATCCTGTTAACTTAGTTCTTGAATTAATAACATTAATTTCAAAGCCAATATCACTAGGCTTACGATTATTCGGAAATATGTATGCAGGCGAGATGATATTCATCCTTATTGCGCTAATGCCTTGGTGGATGCAGTGGGCACTGAGTGTACCTTGGGCTTTATTCCACATATTAATCGTATTCTTACAAGCATTTATATTTATGGTACTGACCGTTGTTTATTTAGGAATGGCAACAGAAGAACACCACTAA
- the atpE gene encoding F0F1 ATP synthase subunit C: MDIVSAVLYVAGALLIGLGAAGAASGIGNLAGKYLEGVARQPDLTPMLRTQFFIMMGLVDAVPMIGVGIGLYIIFAVA, encoded by the coding sequence ATGGATATCGTAAGCGCAGTTTTATATGTAGCAGGTGCATTACTGATCGGTTTAGGCGCAGCAGGTGCTGCATCTGGTATTGGTAACTTAGCAGGTAAATACCTTGAAGGTGTTGCGCGTCAACCAGACCTTACTCCAATGCTTCGTACTCAATTCTTCATCATGATGGGTCTTGTGGATGCTGTACCGATGATCGGTGTTGGTATCGGTCTATACATCATCTTCGCTGTGGCTTAA